In Bacteroidota bacterium, a genomic segment contains:
- a CDS encoding CoA-acylating methylmalonate-semialdehyde dehydrogenase produces MNVTTAVDQPGITSATKLSNDIRVLMNYVNGRWIDSRSTNLQPVMNPSVGQMIATVPFSLSQDVDDAVVSARKAFPTWSNTPIKERVQVFFKYKTLMERDIESLTALVHEENGKTMSEARAEVEKAIEVTEFACSMPQLVSGEILEVSKGVECRIDRYPVGVVASITPFNFPNMVPNWTIPNALVLGNTIILKPSELVPLSSIRIAELLKEAGLPDGVFNIVHGGQEAVEAICDHPGIDAVTFVGSTKVAKLVYARATSHCKRALCLGGAKNHLIVLPDAHEDMTASNVAASMSGCAGQRCMAASAMVAVGNVDHIVKKLCDEAKKIVPGKNLGSVISKKAKERIESYITDAEKQGAKILVDGRNCVVEGKEEGYYVGPTVIDYVRPDMRIAQEEVFGPVLAIMRADNVDDALKIENSNPYGNAASVFTQSGGAARYVIERASAGMIGVNIGVPVPREPFSFGGWNESKFGAGDITGKSSIEFLTKPKKTTIKWNPESKVNWMS; encoded by the coding sequence ATGAACGTGACAACCGCAGTCGATCAACCCGGCATTACGTCCGCTACAAAACTATCCAACGACATTCGCGTGCTGATGAACTACGTGAACGGAAGATGGATTGATTCCCGCAGTACGAATCTCCAACCTGTCATGAACCCGTCGGTGGGACAGATGATTGCAACGGTTCCTTTCTCCCTCTCTCAAGATGTTGACGATGCAGTTGTCTCGGCACGGAAGGCCTTTCCAACATGGTCGAACACGCCTATCAAGGAACGCGTGCAGGTGTTTTTCAAATACAAGACGTTGATGGAACGGGACATCGAATCGCTGACGGCTCTGGTTCATGAGGAGAATGGCAAGACGATGAGCGAGGCGCGGGCGGAGGTGGAGAAAGCCATCGAGGTGACGGAGTTCGCCTGCTCGATGCCGCAGTTAGTATCCGGAGAGATTCTTGAAGTTAGTAAGGGAGTTGAGTGCAGAATTGACCGCTACCCTGTCGGCGTAGTGGCTTCAATCACGCCCTTCAACTTCCCGAACATGGTGCCGAACTGGACAATCCCGAATGCGCTGGTTCTCGGCAATACGATAATTCTCAAGCCGTCCGAACTCGTTCCGCTCAGTTCCATCCGTATCGCAGAACTGTTAAAGGAAGCAGGATTGCCGGACGGTGTCTTCAACATCGTGCACGGCGGCCAGGAAGCCGTAGAAGCGATTTGTGATCATCCCGGCATTGATGCAGTGACGTTCGTCGGTTCGACGAAGGTTGCAAAGCTTGTGTATGCACGGGCAACTTCGCACTGTAAGCGGGCGCTTTGTCTCGGCGGAGCAAAGAATCATCTCATCGTCCTTCCTGATGCGCATGAAGACATGACTGCCTCAAACGTAGCAGCAAGCATGAGCGGCTGCGCGGGACAGCGGTGTATGGCAGCCTCGGCGATGGTTGCCGTCGGTAACGTTGACCACATAGTCAAGAAATTGTGTGACGAAGCGAAGAAGATCGTTCCGGGAAAGAACCTCGGCTCCGTCATCTCTAAAAAGGCAAAAGAACGAATCGAGAGCTACATCACCGACGCGGAGAAGCAAGGGGCGAAGATTCTCGTTGACGGCCGCAACTGTGTTGTGGAAGGGAAAGAAGAAGGCTACTACGTCGGTCCGACGGTGATTGATTATGTTCGCCCCGACATGCGCATCGCGCAAGAGGAAGTGTTCGGCCCCGTTCTCGCAATCATGAGGGCGGACAATGTTGACGATGCATTGAAGATCGAGAACAGCAATCCGTATGGCAACGCGGCAAGCGTCTTTACACAAAGCGGAGGCGCTGCTCGTTATGTGATCGAGCGGGCAAGCGCAGGAATGATCGGCGTGAACATCGGCGTCCCGGTTCCCCGCGAACCGTTCTCCTTCGGCGGCTGGAACGAATCGAAGTTCGGCGCTGGAGATATTACCGGCAAGAGTTCTATCGAGTTCCTGACAAAACCAAAGAAGACCACCATCAAATGGAATCCCGAATCGAAGGTGAATTGGATGAGCTGA
- a CDS encoding carbohydrate kinase, translated as MAGSDSHTITTVGEAIVDFVSTAPGLLVDAPGFVKALGGEGANVAVGLAKLGSHSCFVGKVGADSFGRFLVKELEKDKVDVGGVVIDKVHRTRLAFVSLTKEGERDFEFWEKTPAGEQLLASELNSSIFKASRIVNIAPLLLPKQPARSTAFEIADDVKSSGGIVAFDANVRLGLWKSAAEAKRVMLHMARRTSVLRLNDEEATFLTGHATLERAAAKLRLLGPELVAITLGVRGSYFQAASSSGFIPGFNVKAVDTTGCGDAFFAALLHRIASVNMPIGDLSAEELTSMCRFANAVGALTSRKRGGAAAVPFPADVVRFLKRKNDD; from the coding sequence ATGGCGGGTTCCGATTCTCATACAATCACAACAGTTGGTGAGGCGATAGTTGACTTTGTCTCAACGGCGCCCGGTCTGTTGGTTGACGCTCCGGGGTTCGTCAAGGCTCTCGGCGGTGAAGGGGCGAACGTTGCCGTCGGGCTTGCGAAGCTCGGGTCGCATTCTTGCTTTGTCGGCAAAGTGGGGGCGGACTCGTTCGGGAGATTCCTGGTTAAGGAGTTGGAGAAGGACAAGGTTGATGTGGGGGGAGTTGTAATCGACAAGGTTCACAGAACCCGGCTTGCATTCGTCTCCCTGACGAAAGAGGGAGAGCGGGATTTCGAGTTTTGGGAGAAAACGCCCGCCGGTGAACAACTGCTCGCGTCAGAACTAAACTCGTCCATATTCAAAGCGTCGCGTATCGTGAACATTGCCCCCTTGCTGCTGCCGAAGCAACCGGCACGCTCGACGGCATTTGAGATTGCCGACGATGTCAAATCCTCGGGTGGCATTGTTGCGTTCGATGCGAACGTCCGCCTGGGCTTGTGGAAATCCGCCGCTGAAGCAAAGAGGGTGATGCTGCACATGGCAAGACGAACATCCGTGCTTCGACTGAATGATGAAGAAGCGACCTTCCTCACGGGTCACGCAACTCTCGAGAGGGCAGCAGCAAAACTCCGGTTGCTCGGACCGGAACTTGTTGCCATCACGTTAGGAGTGAGGGGAAGCTATTTTCAAGCGGCATCATCAAGCGGGTTTATACCAGGTTTCAACGTTAAAGCGGTTGACACAACGGGATGCGGCGATGCCTTCTTTGCAGCATTGCTTCACCGCATTGCGAGTGTGAACATGCCGATTGGTGATTTGTCCGCGGAAGAGTTAACTTCCATGTGTCGCTTTGCGAATGCCGTCGGGGCATTAACATCGCGGAAGCGCGGTGGGGCAGCAGCGGTTCCGTTTCCGGCCGATGTTGTACGATTTTTGAAGAGGAAGAACGATGATTAG
- a CDS encoding GIY-YIG nuclease family protein has protein sequence MISDCGEGSTDDTRPTISNLQSVMAITTQADTLDQFSNMSSEPRLSFLDDRPYAIVDVETTGGNALYGRVIDVAVIRVEKGRVVKEFQSLVNPDRFVPHEIELLTGINAESLSRAPMFHSIARELYKILDGAIFVAHNARFDYAFVKNEFRRLGREFSAKCLCTVKLSRKLFPMHRNHNLDSVMQRHGIECPARHRAMADAGVVLEFLRKVQNEATPDLLTLAVNAILKSSSLPPQLDKESLDALPETPGVYLFYGTKGELLYVGKSVSLRDRVMSHFSGDHRSSKEMEMAHQVARIETRQTTGELGALLLESQLIKELRPMYNVASRRHRDLVLARRVMTSHGYASIVLEKTHEIEIDLEAPIMGIFKNMPQAKEYLAQITREFRLCQKLLGIHQSNSYCFAYHLHQCDGACMGEEPPETYNARVEEAFTERRVKAWPFNGGIVIEERNPVTNEGEAFLIDNWCLLSCFRFTEYGQTELFKGVSRFDYDAYKILARYILNPQNRRNIKQVNINELYGASDDFTRLD, from the coding sequence ATGATTAGCGATTGTGGAGAAGGGAGTACAGACGATACCCGCCCCACAATCTCAAATCTACAATCTGTCATGGCAATCACCACACAAGCGGATACCCTTGATCAATTCTCGAACATGAGCTCCGAACCCCGGCTCTCCTTTTTGGATGACCGCCCTTATGCCATTGTTGATGTTGAAACAACGGGCGGCAACGCATTGTATGGCCGCGTCATTGATGTCGCGGTCATTCGTGTCGAGAAGGGGAGAGTTGTCAAGGAGTTTCAATCGCTGGTCAACCCTGACCGGTTCGTTCCGCATGAGATTGAGTTGCTTACGGGAATTAACGCTGAAAGCCTGTCCCGGGCGCCGATGTTTCATTCGATAGCGCGGGAGTTGTATAAGATACTTGACGGGGCGATTTTTGTTGCACATAACGCACGGTTCGATTATGCGTTCGTCAAGAACGAATTCAGACGATTGGGAAGGGAATTCAGCGCGAAATGTTTGTGCACTGTGAAACTCTCCCGTAAGCTCTTTCCGATGCACCGCAACCACAATCTCGACAGCGTCATGCAGCGTCACGGGATTGAGTGTCCGGCACGTCATCGCGCAATGGCTGATGCCGGCGTTGTGCTTGAGTTCCTCCGCAAAGTGCAGAACGAGGCAACGCCCGACCTGCTGACGCTTGCCGTCAATGCAATTCTGAAGTCGAGCAGCCTTCCGCCTCAACTCGACAAAGAGTCGCTCGATGCGTTGCCGGAAACACCCGGCGTGTATCTGTTCTACGGAACGAAAGGGGAACTGCTCTACGTTGGCAAAAGCGTCTCTCTCCGGGATCGCGTGATGTCGCATTTTTCAGGCGACCATCGTTCATCGAAGGAGATGGAGATGGCGCATCAGGTGGCCCGCATCGAAACGCGGCAAACAACCGGCGAACTTGGCGCCCTGCTTCTCGAATCGCAGCTCATCAAAGAACTGCGCCCGATGTACAACGTTGCGTCGCGCCGCCATCGCGATCTCGTTCTCGCCCGCCGCGTGATGACATCACACGGGTATGCAAGCATTGTTCTTGAGAAGACACATGAAATAGAAATCGATCTTGAAGCCCCGATTATGGGTATCTTCAAAAACATGCCGCAGGCGAAGGAATATCTCGCGCAGATTACAAGGGAGTTTCGTCTCTGTCAGAAGCTTCTCGGGATTCATCAATCCAATTCCTATTGCTTTGCATATCACTTGCATCAATGCGACGGGGCTTGCATGGGCGAGGAGCCGCCTGAAACCTACAATGCCCGCGTTGAAGAAGCGTTTACCGAAAGACGGGTGAAGGCGTGGCCGTTTAACGGCGGCATTGTTATCGAAGAACGGAATCCGGTAACAAATGAAGGCGAGGCCTTTCTTATTGATAACTGGTGTTTGCTGTCGTGCTTCAGATTTACCGAATACGGGCAGACGGAATTGTTCAAGGGTGTGAGCCGTTTTGATTATGATGCGTACAAGATTCTGGCGCGCTACATTCTCAATCCGCAAAACCGTCGCAACATCAAGCAAGTGAACATCAACGAGTTGTACGGAGCTTCTGACGATTTTACCAGATTGGATTAG
- a CDS encoding rhomboid family intramembrane serine protease, which produces MLPIGDDNTDRRILPVVNIAFIVINVVVFVFLQGLGSNTEFTYAYAAVPQEILTGTDIDTPVLLKDIQTGEELGHLDLQPTPISIYLTLLTSMFMHGGFMHIAGNMLYLWIFGDNIEDRLGHARYFMFYIVVGVLAALAHVFSTVAFGGNPYIPMVGASGAISGVLGGYLLLFPRKRVRVIMFNMLTEVPAIIAIGLWFLFQVISGAGAIGSHGGGVAYAAHIGGFIAGLVLVKLFAASRREPDVFVGRIR; this is translated from the coding sequence ATACTCCCTATCGGAGATGACAACACTGACCGCCGGATTCTTCCGGTTGTCAATATTGCATTCATCGTTATAAACGTCGTCGTGTTCGTGTTTCTTCAAGGGCTCGGTTCGAATACAGAGTTCACGTATGCGTACGCCGCCGTGCCGCAAGAGATTCTGACGGGAACCGACATCGACACACCTGTCCTGCTGAAGGACATACAAACAGGAGAAGAATTGGGCCACCTCGACCTGCAGCCGACGCCGATTTCCATCTACCTCACTCTTCTAACATCCATGTTCATGCACGGCGGGTTCATGCATATAGCAGGCAACATGTTATACCTCTGGATATTCGGCGACAATATCGAGGATCGCCTCGGGCATGCGCGGTATTTCATGTTTTATATCGTCGTCGGCGTGCTTGCGGCGCTTGCGCATGTGTTCTCGACGGTTGCCTTCGGCGGCAATCCGTATATCCCCATGGTCGGGGCATCAGGGGCTATATCGGGCGTGCTGGGCGGATATCTCCTGTTGTTTCCGCGCAAGCGCGTTCGCGTTATCATGTTCAACATGCTGACGGAGGTTCCCGCTATCATTGCTATCGGGTTGTGGTTTCTCTTCCAGGTGATCAGCGGCGCGGGCGCAATTGGTTCGCACGGAGGAGGTGTTGCGTATGCAGCGCATATCGGCGGCTTCATTGCCGGATTGGTTCTCGTCAAACTGTTTGCTGCAAGCCGCCGCGAGCCGGATGTATTTGTCGGAAGAATCAGATAG
- a CDS encoding RNA polymerase sigma factor: MNEASNINVRGTIDELYRTESRRILSTLIRLLGDFDLAEEAMHDAFAAAMEKWAEEGIPANPRAWLVSAGRFKGIDVMRRRSRIDESGAEIIEHLEADNGDPAEFADRAVKDDELRLIFTCCHPALAPDARIALTLREVCGLTTEEIARAFLTTPSTLAQRIVRAKAKIRDAGIPYKIPSHDDLPGRLEAVLHVIYLVFNEGYSASSGDSLTRADLSGEAIRLGRLLLELLPANPQAAPFEPEVRGLVALMLLQESRRAARSSAEGDLVLLEDQDRSLWNQEMIREGTQLVRRALASQSFGAYTVQAAIAAVHAEAPAAAATDWAQIVALYDVLLQVAPSPVVELNRAVAVALSDSAEAGLQLIDGILARGELSDYHLAHSARADLCRRMGRFAEARESYERALALTKLEPERRFLERRLHDLA; the protein is encoded by the coding sequence ATGAATGAAGCGTCGAACATCAATGTTCGCGGAACAATCGACGAACTCTATCGGACTGAATCGCGCCGCATTCTCTCAACGCTGATTCGTCTTCTCGGAGATTTTGATCTTGCCGAAGAGGCAATGCACGATGCCTTTGCCGCTGCAATGGAGAAATGGGCAGAAGAGGGCATTCCCGCCAACCCCCGGGCATGGCTTGTTTCCGCAGGGCGCTTCAAGGGGATTGACGTCATGCGGCGGCGATCGCGGATAGACGAGTCCGGGGCGGAAATCATTGAACACCTTGAGGCGGACAACGGCGATCCCGCCGAGTTCGCCGACCGTGCCGTTAAAGACGACGAACTGCGACTGATCTTCACCTGCTGCCATCCGGCCCTTGCGCCGGATGCGCGCATCGCATTGACGCTTCGCGAGGTGTGCGGACTTACCACCGAAGAAATCGCCAGGGCGTTTCTGACAACTCCCTCAACTCTTGCGCAACGCATTGTCCGCGCAAAGGCAAAAATCCGTGATGCGGGAATTCCGTACAAAATCCCTTCACACGATGATCTGCCGGGACGTCTCGAAGCCGTTCTCCATGTCATCTATCTTGTGTTCAATGAAGGCTATTCGGCATCGTCGGGCGACTCGCTGACGCGGGCCGATTTGTCGGGCGAGGCAATCAGGCTTGGCAGATTGCTGCTGGAGTTGCTGCCTGCCAATCCGCAAGCGGCACCGTTCGAGCCGGAAGTGAGGGGGCTGGTTGCATTGATGCTCTTGCAAGAGTCAAGGAGGGCTGCCCGTTCGTCTGCTGAAGGCGATCTTGTTTTGTTGGAGGATCAGGATCGTTCCCTCTGGAATCAGGAGATGATTCGTGAGGGAACGCAACTCGTGAGGCGAGCCCTTGCTTCGCAGAGCTTCGGAGCCTACACAGTGCAGGCGGCAATTGCCGCCGTTCATGCCGAAGCGCCCGCCGCGGCCGCAACAGATTGGGCACAGATTGTTGCGTTGTACGATGTGTTGCTGCAGGTTGCCCCTTCGCCCGTTGTCGAGTTGAACCGCGCCGTTGCCGTTGCGCTGAGTGACAGCGCCGAAGCCGGGTTGCAGCTTATTGACGGCATTCTTGCCCGCGGCGAGCTATCCGACTATCATCTTGCACATTCCGCCCGTGCGGATTTGTGCCGAAGAATGGGACGCTTTGCCGAGGCGAGGGAGTCGTACGAGCGGGCGCTTGCACTTACGAAGCTTGAGCCGGAGCGAAGGTTTTTGGAGAGAAGACTACATGATTTGGCGTGA
- a CDS encoding NCS1 family nucleobase:cation symporter-1 produces MNTDLVEVDLTLVRQSPLINDDIAPTRISQRTWSTYNIAALWIGMSVCIPTYMLASGLIASGMNWWQALMTVTLGNIIVLIPMVLNAHAGTKYGIPFPVLARASFGTLGSNVPALLRAVVACGWFGIQSWIGGQAFNSMIILLLPEWAIFEWGPAIGFLIFWSMNVYFIVKGTESIKWLESYAAPFLIVMGLGLLAWAYFTIGSFGPMFAQPSKFETVGEFWKVFVPSLTGMVGFWATLSLNIPDFTRYARSQRDQMIGQAIGLPPTMALFSFIGVAVTSATVVIFGEAIWDPVVLLSKFENPIVILLALFSLSVATLTTNIAANVVSPANDFANLFPRKISFKTGGLITAVLGIVMMPWKLLSDYGTYIFGWLVGYSSFLGPIAGVLIADYFIVRKQKLNVADLYIRSGEYEFSGGFNMKALFALAAGVFIALVGLLYEPLRFLYDYAWFVGFAASFGVYVVAMRKK; encoded by the coding sequence ATGAATACCGACTTGGTCGAAGTCGACCTCACTTTGGTCCGGCAAAGTCCTCTTATTAACGATGACATTGCGCCGACAAGAATTTCGCAACGGACCTGGAGTACCTACAATATTGCTGCGCTCTGGATCGGAATGAGTGTCTGCATCCCCACCTACATGCTCGCAAGCGGACTCATCGCAAGCGGAATGAATTGGTGGCAGGCGCTGATGACGGTGACACTCGGCAACATCATTGTGTTGATTCCGATGGTCTTGAACGCGCACGCCGGAACGAAGTACGGCATTCCGTTTCCCGTCCTTGCACGTGCATCGTTCGGCACACTCGGCTCGAATGTGCCGGCACTATTGCGCGCTGTAGTTGCGTGCGGCTGGTTCGGCATTCAATCGTGGATCGGCGGACAGGCATTCAATTCGATGATCATTCTGCTGCTGCCCGAGTGGGCAATCTTCGAATGGGGTCCGGCAATCGGATTTCTGATTTTCTGGTCGATGAATGTCTACTTCATCGTGAAAGGAACCGAGTCGATCAAATGGCTGGAATCGTATGCGGCTCCGTTTTTGATTGTTATGGGATTGGGATTGCTTGCGTGGGCATACTTCACGATCGGCAGTTTCGGGCCGATGTTTGCGCAGCCGAGCAAGTTTGAAACTGTCGGCGAGTTCTGGAAGGTTTTTGTTCCGTCGTTGACAGGGATGGTGGGATTTTGGGCTACGCTTTCACTGAATATTCCTGACTTCACACGCTATGCCCGAAGTCAGCGCGATCAGATGATCGGGCAGGCAATCGGCCTTCCGCCGACGATGGCGCTCTTCTCGTTCATCGGCGTTGCGGTTACTTCAGCGACGGTTGTGATTTTTGGTGAAGCAATCTGGGATCCGGTTGTTCTTCTCTCAAAGTTCGAAAATCCAATTGTTATTCTGCTAGCGCTCTTCTCTCTTTCCGTTGCCACGCTCACGACGAACATCGCTGCAAATGTCGTCTCACCGGCAAACGACTTCGCTAACCTTTTTCCGAGAAAAATCAGTTTCAAAACCGGCGGCCTCATCACCGCCGTGCTCGGCATCGTGATGATGCCGTGGAAACTGTTGTCGGATTACGGAACGTACATCTTCGGGTGGCTTGTCGGCTACTCAAGCTTCCTCGGTCCCATCGCCGGCGTGCTGATTGCGGATTACTTCATCGTCCGCAAACAGAAACTGAATGTTGCCGATCTCTACATACGCAGTGGCGAGTACGAATTTTCCGGCGGATTCAACATGAAGGCACTGTTTGCGCTTGCAGCAGGAGTGTTTATCGCGCTCGTCGGACTTCTGTACGAACCTCTGCGGTTCCTGTATGATTATGCATGGTTCGTGGGCTTCGCGGCTTCTTTTGGTGTGTATGTTGTGGCAATGCGAAAGAAGTAA
- a CDS encoding outer membrane beta-barrel protein, translated as MKRILFAVSVILLFGIAAQPAAFAQNALGGLNFLVGVPMGDFKSNVDKNGYGLSASIGIAPVSSIFMVGVEAGFMRYGTERRREPFSSTIPDVMVDVETSNNFALIHGVFRLQPNQGSIRPYLEGVAGINYLYTQTEIQNRGRGGEEVASSNNKDDIAFSYGGGGGLMIQLYSSEHEGSGLNEVLLDFRGRYIKGGEAEYLKQGSIRRENGQVKYDVLKSHTDIMTIQIGVALRF; from the coding sequence ATGAAGAGAATACTTTTTGCAGTGAGTGTGATTTTGTTGTTCGGGATAGCTGCGCAACCGGCTGCATTCGCACAAAATGCGCTTGGCGGACTGAATTTCCTCGTCGGCGTACCGATGGGCGATTTCAAATCGAATGTTGACAAAAACGGCTACGGCCTTTCGGCAAGTATCGGCATTGCGCCCGTCAGCTCAATTTTCATGGTGGGTGTCGAAGCGGGATTCATGCGGTACGGCACTGAACGCAGGCGGGAGCCGTTCAGCAGCACAATTCCGGATGTGATGGTTGATGTCGAAACGTCGAATAATTTCGCTCTCATTCACGGCGTGTTCAGACTTCAACCGAACCAGGGAAGCATCCGCCCGTACCTTGAAGGCGTGGCCGGAATCAATTATCTGTACACGCAAACCGAAATCCAGAATCGGGGACGGGGCGGCGAGGAAGTTGCCAGTTCCAACAACAAGGACGATATTGCCTTCAGCTACGGCGGCGGCGGCGGCTTGATGATCCAGCTTTACTCTTCGGAGCATGAAGGATCGGGACTCAACGAAGTGTTGCTTGATTTCCGCGGCCGCTATATCAAAGGAGGCGAGGCCGAGTATTTGAAGCAAGGCTCTATTCGCCGTGAAAATGGCCAGGTCAAGTACGATGTTCTGAAATCCCATACCGATATTATGACAATCCAGATTGGTGTTGCGCTCCGATTCTAA
- a CDS encoding ORF6N domain-containing protein, whose translation MKKSGSKTSSIIPLEQVQRTILLIRGKRVMIDSDLARLYGVSSKRLNEQVKRNRDRFPADFMFQLTADEASPLRSQNATLKTGRGRHRKYLPFAFTEHGALQLASVLNGPTATEVSILIVRAFVQLREILSSHTQIARKLEDLERKIASHDETITSIIQAIRRLMEPIEPAKRRPIGFRPPEEDIS comes from the coding sequence ATGAAGAAGTCGGGTTCCAAAACGTCATCCATTATTCCCTTGGAGCAAGTGCAGAGAACGATCCTGCTCATCCGGGGAAAGCGTGTAATGATAGATTCAGACCTCGCTCGCCTTTATGGGGTAAGCTCGAAGCGACTGAACGAGCAGGTAAAGCGCAATAGGGATCGATTTCCTGCAGACTTCATGTTTCAACTGACGGCAGATGAGGCGTCACCTTTAAGGTCGCAAAATGCGACCTTAAAGACAGGTCGAGGCCGGCATAGGAAGTATCTTCCGTTTGCCTTTACCGAACACGGAGCGCTTCAGCTTGCCAGCGTTCTCAACGGCCCTACAGCAACCGAGGTAAGCATACTCATTGTCCGAGCGTTTGTTCAATTGCGCGAGATTCTCTCTTCTCACACCCAAATAGCCCGCAAGTTGGAAGACCTTGAGCGCAAGATCGCATCTCACGACGAAACCATCACATCAATCATTCAGGCAATTCGCCGGCTGATGGAACCTATCGAACCGGCGAAGCGACGGCCTATCGGGTTCCGGCCACCGGAGGAAGATATCAGCTAA
- the msrA gene encoding peptide-methionine (S)-S-oxide reductase MsrA, producing MNTFLIVLMLLGGGGQKGKESRLLEKATLGAGCFWCVEAVFQRIDGVTSVLPGYAGGQKENPTYKEVTTGKTGHAEVAQITFDPAKVSYERILDIFWQAHDPTILNRQGADVGTQYRSVIFYHDETQKAIAGKSRKGAQKDFDTPIVTELQPLTRFYEAEEYHKNYYNDNKFQPYCQFVIKPKLKKLKLPD from the coding sequence ATGAATACATTCTTGATTGTCCTGATGCTTCTCGGAGGAGGAGGTCAGAAAGGAAAGGAGTCACGTCTTTTGGAAAAGGCGACATTGGGTGCCGGCTGTTTCTGGTGTGTTGAAGCGGTGTTTCAGCGGATCGACGGCGTAACGTCGGTTCTTCCGGGATATGCGGGCGGGCAGAAGGAAAACCCGACCTACAAGGAAGTCACAACCGGCAAAACCGGCCACGCGGAAGTTGCACAGATTACCTTCGATCCGGCGAAAGTGAGTTACGAAAGAATTCTCGATATCTTCTGGCAGGCGCATGACCCGACAATATTGAACCGGCAAGGCGCCGATGTCGGAACGCAATACCGCTCTGTCATCTTCTACCACGACGAAACGCAGAAGGCGATTGCCGGCAAATCAAGAAAGGGAGCACAGAAAGATTTCGATACTCCCATTGTTACCGAGCTTCAGCCGTTGACCAGATTCTACGAAGCGGAAGAGTATCACAAGAATTACTACAACGACAACAAATTCCAACCCTACTGCCAGTTCGTGATCAAGCCGAAGCTGAAGAAACTGAAGCTGCCGGATTGA